From Calothrix sp. PCC 6303, a single genomic window includes:
- a CDS encoding flavin prenyltransferase UbiX has protein sequence MSKKPLIVAVSGASGLIYAVRTLKYLLAADYHIELVASKSAQMVWLSEQNIRMPSEPIQQEEFWRQQAGVETAGKLRCHHSGDVGANIASGSFRTLGMIVIPCSMSTVAKIATGLSSDLLERAADVQLKEGRKLVIVPRETPFSVIHLRNLTTLAEAGVRIVPAIPAWYHNPQTIEDLVDFVVARALDQLDIDCIPLQRWEGRK, from the coding sequence GTGTCAAAAAAACCCCTCATTGTCGCTGTCTCAGGAGCATCCGGACTCATATATGCTGTTCGTACCCTCAAATATCTACTTGCTGCCGACTACCACATCGAACTAGTTGCTTCCAAATCCGCACAAATGGTTTGGCTGTCAGAACAAAATATCCGAATGCCATCAGAACCCATTCAACAGGAAGAATTTTGGCGACAACAAGCAGGTGTAGAAACTGCGGGAAAGCTGCGTTGTCATCATTCCGGGGATGTCGGGGCAAACATAGCTAGCGGTTCCTTCCGCACCCTAGGAATGATTGTAATTCCCTGTAGCATGAGTACTGTTGCCAAAATCGCCACGGGTTTAAGTTCCGACTTACTCGAACGTGCGGCAGATGTACAACTCAAGGAAGGGCGTAAACTAGTTATAGTACCCCGTGAAACTCCTTTTAGTGTCATCCATCTACGAAACCTCACTACCCTAGCTGAGGCAGGAGTCCGCATAGTTCCAGCAATTCCCGCTTGGTACCATAATCCCCAAACCATCGAAGATTTAGTTGATTTTGTAGTTGCCCGTGCCTTAGATCAATTAGATATTGATTGTATTCCCCTACAACGTTGGGAAGGAAGAAAATAA
- a CDS encoding TerC family protein — MLDQIFDYLHFHVSVEAPIVLLVLIFLEAILSADNAIALAAIAQGLGDKKLEQQALNFGLVVAYVLRITLLLTATWVQQFWQFELLGASYLLWLVFQHFTSEEDEEHQHHGPKYASLLQVIPVIALTDLAFSLDSVTTAIAVSNETWLVITGTTVGVITLRFMAGLFIRWLDEYAYLEDAGYITVALVGLRLLLKVVNDALVPPQWIMVSAIALILAWGFSKRNKSEETPVVAEIEELEKQEATK, encoded by the coding sequence ATGCTAGACCAAATTTTTGATTATCTTCATTTTCATGTCAGTGTTGAAGCACCGATAGTCCTGCTGGTGTTGATTTTCCTAGAGGCTATATTATCAGCTGATAATGCGATCGCACTTGCGGCAATTGCCCAAGGATTAGGGGACAAAAAACTCGAACAACAAGCGCTGAACTTCGGTTTGGTGGTTGCCTATGTGTTGCGAATCACTCTTTTGTTAACAGCGACATGGGTACAGCAATTTTGGCAGTTCGAGCTACTGGGTGCATCTTACTTGTTGTGGCTGGTGTTTCAACATTTTACCTCCGAAGAAGACGAAGAACATCAACATCATGGTCCAAAATACGCTTCATTGTTGCAGGTAATCCCTGTCATTGCCCTCACCGATTTAGCCTTTTCGTTAGATAGTGTTACTACTGCGATTGCTGTATCGAATGAAACTTGGTTAGTAATTACTGGAACTACAGTTGGTGTGATTACACTGCGGTTTATGGCTGGTTTGTTTATTCGCTGGTTAGATGAATATGCTTACTTGGAAGATGCAGGTTATATTACTGTGGCTTTAGTGGGGTTACGGTTGTTGCTGAAAGTTGTGAACGATGCACTCGTACCACCACAGTGGATTATGGTAAGCGCGATCGCACTCATCCTCGCATGGGGTTTTTCCAAACGTAACAAATCTGAGGAAACTCCCGTTGTTGCTGAAATTGAAGAACTAGAAAAACAAGAAGCAACAAAATAA
- the ilvN gene encoding acetolactate synthase small subunit, whose protein sequence is MKHTLSVLVEDEAGVLSRIAGLFARRGFNIESLAVGPAEKSGISRITMVVPGDDRIIEQLTKQLYKLINVLKVLDITETPCVERELMLLKVNASSGNRSEIVELAQIFRARVVDVAEDSLTLEVVGDPGKMVAIVQVLQKFGLKEIARTGKIALTRESGVNTELLKSLEAKV, encoded by the coding sequence ATGAAACACACCCTTTCCGTACTTGTAGAAGACGAAGCAGGAGTTCTCTCTCGCATCGCTGGTTTATTTGCCCGCCGTGGCTTTAATATTGAAAGCCTTGCCGTTGGACCTGCTGAGAAATCAGGAATTTCCAGAATCACGATGGTTGTACCCGGTGATGACCGCATTATTGAACAACTCACCAAACAGCTGTACAAATTAATTAACGTCCTCAAAGTCCTAGATATAACAGAAACACCCTGTGTTGAACGGGAGTTGATGCTGTTGAAGGTAAATGCAAGTAGTGGCAATCGTTCGGAAATTGTCGAACTAGCTCAAATATTTAGAGCGCGAGTCGTAGATGTTGCTGAAGATTCATTGACTCTTGAAGTCGTGGGTGATCCTGGTAAAATGGTGGCGATTGTTCAAGTACTACAAAAGTTTGGTCTCAAAGAAATTGCCCGTACTGGAAAAATTGCCCTGACACGGGAATCTGGAGTCAACACAGAATTACTCAAGTCGTTGGAAGCTAAGGTTTAG
- a CDS encoding molybdenum cofactor guanylyltransferase produces MEIDSTDGLTKSEEVSLTAIILAGGKSSRMGQDKALMQINGIPLLQKVYEVAASCSQRVLVVTPWQERYQQLLPHTCNFVQEMHISEEFNDIQNHGPLVGFAQALATVETEWVLLLACDLPNLDVQTLKAWANKLTQTEDHFIAALVKHDKGWEPLCGFYRQLCLPHLNEFINQGGRSFQKWLAQNPVAVLPDSVPEIFFNCNTLEDVRKINATKFENK; encoded by the coding sequence ATGGAAATTGATTCTACCGACGGACTCACTAAGTCAGAGGAAGTTTCTCTAACAGCCATTATCTTAGCTGGAGGGAAAAGTTCACGAATGGGGCAAGATAAAGCCCTAATGCAAATTAATGGAATACCCCTTCTGCAAAAAGTCTATGAAGTTGCTGCATCTTGCTCCCAGCGAGTCCTAGTAGTGACCCCTTGGCAAGAACGTTATCAACAATTGTTGCCGCATACTTGTAATTTTGTACAAGAAATGCATATATCAGAGGAATTTAACGATATTCAAAACCATGGACCACTTGTGGGCTTTGCCCAAGCATTAGCAACAGTAGAAACAGAGTGGGTACTATTACTTGCTTGTGATTTACCAAATTTAGATGTGCAAACTCTCAAAGCCTGGGCAAATAAATTAACTCAAACAGAAGACCATTTCATCGCTGCACTTGTCAAACATGACAAAGGTTGGGAACCCCTATGTGGCTTTTACCGCCAACTTTGCTTACCTCATTTGAACGAATTTATCAATCAGGGTGGACGTTCTTTCCAAAAATGGTTGGCACAAAATCCCGTTGCTGTTTTACCTGATTCTGTCCCGGAAATTTTCTTTAACTGCAACACACTAGAAGATGTCAGAAAAATCAACGCAACTAAATTTGAAAATAAATAG
- the ndk gene encoding nucleoside-diphosphate kinase, giving the protein MERTFLAIKPDGVQRQLVGEIIRRFETKGFTLVGLKFMKVSRELAESHYGVHRERPFFAGLVDFITSGPVVAMVWEGDGVVAAARKMIGATNPLASEPGTIRGDFGVNIGRNIIHGSDAVETAQQEVSLWFKDEELVSWEPQIKSWLYE; this is encoded by the coding sequence ATGGAACGCACTTTTTTAGCGATTAAACCCGATGGTGTGCAACGTCAGCTTGTGGGTGAAATTATCCGTCGGTTTGAAACTAAAGGTTTTACACTGGTTGGCTTAAAATTTATGAAGGTTAGCCGTGAATTAGCTGAGTCACACTACGGTGTTCACCGTGAAAGACCTTTCTTTGCTGGGTTGGTAGATTTTATTACATCTGGTCCAGTTGTAGCAATGGTTTGGGAAGGTGATGGGGTTGTGGCAGCTGCAAGAAAAATGATTGGTGCAACTAATCCTCTTGCTTCGGAACCTGGAACTATTCGTGGTGATTTTGGGGTTAATATTGGTCGTAATATTATCCACGGTTCTGACGCTGTGGAAACTGCACAGCAAGAGGTTTCGCTGTGGTTCAAGGATGAGGAACTAGTTAGCTGGGAACCTCAAATTAAATCCTGGTTGTACGAGTAA
- a CDS encoding NB-ARC domain-containing protein — protein MANSDFHPQEEEFIEARNYWELEKLYIDLASSKGKALTPVEKKFLRGLLCGFSPAEIATTVYKSRSSSTVRVYLSNGLYKYLEEMLSNQTQTNVKIKIWSRVTQLLEKAGYKKNSLIEADNHLINKNQPDNNCTPVKNSQQNWGEAVDVSIFYGRKAEIIQLQQAIIEDKSQLIFILGIAGIGKTALSIKLAQQVQDNFEFVFWRSLHLTPSLDIILNQLIEFLSPLSELKATDTVEEKINHVLEYLRTYKCLIVFDAFDSILTSESPDQTVVHLEQAPRIRQIDINQESKLHQIHYRPGYEKYGDLIRRLGESQHQSCILITSREKPQEVNALGGNIQRVQNFSLTGLSDSESAEVLKAKGLTNLKLDECEFLNSIYNGNPLFLKIVASTIKDLFFCDIGSFIEQQTMIFGEIRTILDSQFHSLNLIEQQILYYLAFNSDLLSLAQINKNIAPRISQRLILEAMELLQRKSLIEHQDYKFTIAPVFVQYLTERLIEENLIFSHQQKASFLINHSLFENYLKKHFRASSQ, from the coding sequence ATGGCAAATAGTGATTTTCATCCGCAAGAAGAGGAATTTATCGAAGCAAGAAACTATTGGGAATTGGAAAAACTATATATTGATTTAGCATCCTCAAAAGGAAAAGCTTTGACACCCGTTGAAAAGAAGTTTTTAAGAGGTTTACTATGTGGGTTTAGTCCTGCGGAAATTGCCACTACAGTTTATAAAAGCCGCAGTAGTAGCACTGTCAGAGTATATCTTTCCAATGGTTTGTACAAGTATTTAGAGGAGATGTTAAGTAACCAAACTCAAACAAATGTGAAAATTAAAATTTGGAGTCGAGTAACTCAGTTATTAGAGAAAGCAGGATATAAAAAAAACAGTTTAATTGAAGCAGATAATCACCTAATTAATAAAAATCAACCTGATAATAATTGCACACCAGTTAAAAATTCTCAACAAAATTGGGGTGAAGCTGTCGATGTAAGCATTTTTTATGGAAGAAAAGCTGAAATTATTCAACTCCAGCAAGCAATTATTGAAGACAAATCCCAGTTGATATTTATCTTGGGAATAGCTGGAATTGGTAAAACAGCTTTGTCAATCAAGTTAGCACAACAAGTTCAAGATAACTTTGAATTTGTATTTTGGCGTTCACTACATCTAACTCCATCTCTAGATATAATTCTCAATCAATTGATTGAGTTTTTATCACCTTTAAGTGAGTTAAAAGCTACAGACACAGTTGAAGAAAAAATTAATCATGTACTTGAATATCTACGAACTTATAAATGTCTAATAGTGTTTGATGCTTTCGACTCAATTTTAACTAGCGAATCACCTGATCAAACTGTTGTCCACTTGGAACAAGCACCTAGAATTAGACAAATTGATATCAATCAGGAATCTAAACTACACCAGATTCATTATCGTCCAGGTTATGAAAAATATGGTGATTTAATTCGACGCTTAGGTGAATCGCAACATCAAAGCTGTATTTTAATTACAAGTCGTGAAAAGCCTCAAGAAGTAAATGCTTTAGGAGGAAATATACAAAGGGTTCAAAACTTTAGTTTAACCGGATTATCCGACAGCGAAAGCGCTGAGGTACTGAAAGCAAAAGGTCTGACTAATTTAAAACTAGATGAATGTGAATTTTTAAATAGTATATATAATGGTAATCCCCTATTTTTAAAAATAGTTGCAAGTACAATTAAAGACTTATTTTTTTGTGATATAGGTAGCTTTATTGAACAACAAACAATGATTTTTGGTGAGATAAGAACTATTTTAGATAGCCAATTTCACAGTTTAAATCTGATTGAGCAGCAAATATTGTACTACTTAGCATTTAATTCAGACTTGTTGTCTTTAGCGCAAATTAATAAAAATATTGCACCCAGAATATCGCAACGCTTAATTTTGGAAGCAATGGAATTATTGCAAAGAAAATCTCTAATTGAGCATCAAGATTATAAATTTACTATTGCACCTGTTTTTGTTCAATATTTGACGGAGAGATTAATTGAGGAAAATCTGATATTTAGTCATCAACAAAAAGCTTCTTTCTTAATTAATCATTCTTTGTTTGAAAATTATTTAAAGAAACATTTTCGTGCAAGCAGTCAATAA
- the clpP gene encoding ATP-dependent Clp endopeptidase proteolytic subunit ClpP, with amino-acid sequence MIPIVIEQSGRGERAFDIYSRLLRERILFLGQAIDSNVANLIVAQLLYLDSEDSEKDIYMYINSPGGSVTAGMGIFDTMKHIRPDVCTICTGLAASMGAFLLSAGTKGKRMSLPHSRIMIHQPLGGAQGQATDIEIQAKEILYHKRRLNEYLADHTGQPFEKISEDTERDFFMSPEEAKNYGIIDEVIDRHAAGSRPMAIV; translated from the coding sequence ATGATTCCTATCGTCATTGAACAATCAGGTCGCGGTGAACGCGCTTTTGATATCTATTCCCGCTTATTGCGTGAACGCATTCTGTTTTTAGGGCAGGCTATTGATAGCAATGTGGCTAATTTGATTGTTGCCCAACTTTTATATTTAGATTCTGAAGATTCGGAGAAGGATATATATATGTATATCAATTCTCCTGGTGGATCGGTGACGGCGGGTATGGGTATTTTTGATACGATGAAGCATATTCGTCCTGATGTCTGTACGATTTGTACAGGACTTGCTGCAAGCATGGGTGCTTTTCTGTTGAGTGCTGGAACTAAAGGTAAGCGGATGAGTTTACCTCACTCACGGATTATGATTCACCAACCTTTGGGTGGGGCACAAGGACAAGCAACTGATATTGAAATTCAAGCTAAAGAAATTCTTTATCACAAACGTCGTTTGAATGAGTACCTGGCTGATCATACTGGACAACCTTTTGAGAAGATCTCAGAAGATACTGAACGCGACTTTTTTATGTCTCCGGAGGAAGCGAAAAATTACGGCATCATTGATGAGGTGATTGATCGTCATGCGGCTGGTAGTCGTCCGATGGCTATTGTTTAA
- a CDS encoding shikimate kinase translates to MNDLLKGLNLYLVGMMGAGKTTLGRLLAKDLGYGFVDSDDVITKAAGKNISQIFAEDGEDAFRQLESDVLGQIAAFTRLTIATGGGIILKRENWSYLRQGLVVWLDVPVAELERRLREDTTRPLLQDTGLEEKLVSLMETRYPLYSQSDLKITIQAGETPADIAQRIIRDIPSVLKNPDNN, encoded by the coding sequence ATGAACGATTTATTAAAAGGACTTAATTTATACTTAGTCGGAATGATGGGTGCTGGTAAAACGACGCTAGGTCGTTTATTAGCAAAAGATTTAGGCTATGGCTTTGTAGATAGTGATGATGTAATTACTAAAGCCGCAGGTAAAAATATTAGCCAAATATTTGCGGAAGATGGAGAAGATGCATTTCGTCAATTAGAAAGTGATGTCCTCGGACAAATTGCTGCTTTTACCCGCTTGACAATTGCGACAGGTGGGGGAATTATTTTGAAGCGCGAAAATTGGAGTTATTTGCGTCAGGGTTTAGTGGTGTGGTTGGATGTCCCTGTTGCAGAATTGGAAAGACGGTTGAGGGAAGATACAACCCGACCATTATTACAGGATACTGGGCTGGAAGAGAAACTGGTATCGCTGATGGAAACGCGGTACCCACTTTACTCCCAATCTGACCTCAAAATTACCATCCAAGCCGGAGAAACACCCGCAGATATTGCCCAACGTATCATCAGGGATATACCCAGTGTGTTGAAAAATCCTGATAACAACTGA
- a CDS encoding pentapeptide repeat-containing protein produces MKTSTGIYQVFSVKSLFYLLLLISIVSSVLVLYQFSWSGFGQDSNKSKSIETTIKDGKIISVKKTETEHFQSGKTLWDWLGLGGTLAIPIVLFQFQSNEQRRAEKRVKVEKEQAEELAKVEKEQAEKREKFEKDIAEANLREEAFQDYIDRMAAILINKTSRDELFIGKDGSNSKDNSVRDVARIRTVTILRRLENDMERQNRILHFLQDTELLPFILQTANFSGINLNGIKLNGVSLNGTNFTDANLSGANLSEANINGANFTDANLSGANLSEANINGANFTDANLSGANLENSYIQDTKFTNADLSNARLVNANTWDEEMIDNNFEFVYDDECDPQYNGYERWYSTNFSGAKLTNTNLRFTNLKAVKDLTLEQIKEGKNWDEAIYNSKFLKKIRIAKTITRHHRYNA; encoded by the coding sequence ATGAAGACAAGCACAGGCATTTATCAGGTATTTTCAGTAAAATCTTTGTTTTATTTATTACTATTGATCAGCATTGTTAGTAGTGTTCTTGTTCTCTACCAATTTAGCTGGAGTGGTTTTGGACAAGATTCAAATAAATCAAAAAGTATAGAGACAACAATCAAAGACGGAAAGATCATTAGTGTTAAGAAAACTGAAACTGAACATTTTCAATCAGGTAAGACACTTTGGGATTGGTTAGGTTTAGGTGGTACTTTGGCAATTCCAATCGTTTTATTTCAGTTTCAATCTAATGAACAACGGCGAGCAGAAAAGCGAGTTAAAGTTGAAAAAGAGCAAGCTGAAGAATTAGCGAAAGTTGAAAAGGAACAGGCTGAAAAGCGAGAAAAATTTGAAAAAGATATTGCTGAAGCTAATTTACGTGAAGAGGCTTTTCAGGATTATATTGACCGGATGGCAGCAATTTTAATCAATAAAACAAGTCGAGATGAATTATTTATTGGTAAAGATGGAAGCAATAGTAAAGATAACTCTGTTCGAGATGTAGCGCGTATAAGAACAGTAACTATATTGCGAAGACTAGAAAATGATATGGAGCGTCAAAATAGAATTTTACATTTTCTACAAGATACTGAGCTTTTACCATTTATACTACAAACTGCTAACTTTAGTGGAATTAATCTTAATGGCATTAAGCTCAATGGTGTTAGCCTAAACGGTACTAACTTTACCGATGCTAATCTTAGTGGAGCTAATCTTAGTGAAGCTAATATAAACGGTGCTAACTTTACTGATGCTAATCTTAGTGGAGCTAATCTTAGTGAAGCTAATATAAACGGTGCTAACTTTACTGATGCTAATCTTAGTGGAGCTAATCTTGAGAATTCATATATACAAGATACAAAATTTACAAATGCCGATTTAAGTAATGCAAGGCTTGTAAATGCTAATACATGGGACGAAGAAATGATAGATAATAATTTTGAATTTGTATATGATGATGAATGCGATCCTCAATATAATGGATATGAAAGATGGTACTCTACAAATTTTTCTGGAGCAAAACTCACTAATACTAACCTGAGATTTACTAATTTGAAAGCTGTAAAAGATTTGACATTAGAACAGATTAAAGAAGGAAAAAATTGGGATGAAGCTATATATAATAGCAAATTTTTGAAAAAAATTAGGATTGCCAAAACCATTACGAGACATCATAGATACAATGCTTGA
- a CDS encoding ribonuclease R family protein, with the protein MEFSIATLLANFTDDKLVARKLLEKKLGCEDEVSLEKLQITLEVLEKLGILVKERGKYRRVPEEGVIEAKLRCSSKGFCFAIQDVEAAEDIYIRESHLSNAWNGDRVLVKVLKEGSRRRSPEGEVKLILERSNHTLLARIKQVEAGFRAVPLDDRLLFELKLQANNGHFEEAIDHLAHVEVLRYPLAQYPPLGRVVQILGSDAEAAADIDLVTCKHDLSRTFSDNVLDAASKLSKKILKADLKDRLDLRGNFTISLGSNSDSKLVENALSLEPAEDGNLLLGFHISDVSHYVQPDEILDREALKRGRTVYLGELVLPMFPEGVIERCALVAGSDRLTVSVLIEIEPKTGKVVDWRTEPTVIKVDKHLSEQQATDILKSTGRKTKDTAEIKEMLTQLQSLGSLLKQARVSRGSLQLNLPSTQNPYYDEGTLGCVIGSDSPVRSLLSEVVLLVNQLMAVHFNALAIPAIWRVQGVPDSEDVQEMLKLAINLGIELMLPEDVDVQPLDYQQLTQVFAESASEQVLTYLLQDTLKPAVYTTNKAAHFGLALPEYLHFTSPLRRYPDLLIQRVYYSLIENGRDRRNTRVKERINLRSSNSHDEINWNVLAPELQSEIQSDLARVITQLNDREKEVQEAEADLAGLQRASLMKQRIGEVFNGVITGVQSYGFFVEIEVAPGENNINTITPLRVEGLVHVSSLKDDWYEYRARQQALFGRKNRASYRLGDRVAVQVKSVDYYRQQIDLVTVNSEGIAKGYGINDDENHIYPEVDMEPDELQGYEDED; encoded by the coding sequence ATGGAATTTTCAATCGCTACACTCCTTGCCAATTTCACCGATGATAAATTGGTAGCTCGCAAACTGTTAGAAAAAAAACTCGGTTGCGAGGATGAAGTCAGTTTAGAAAAATTACAAATTACATTGGAGGTTTTAGAAAAGCTGGGGATTTTGGTGAAGGAACGAGGTAAATATCGCCGTGTACCCGAAGAAGGAGTAATTGAGGCAAAACTGCGCTGTTCTAGCAAGGGTTTTTGCTTTGCAATTCAAGATGTGGAAGCTGCTGAGGATATTTATATCCGCGAGAGTCATTTGAGTAATGCTTGGAATGGCGATCGCGTTTTGGTGAAAGTCCTGAAAGAAGGTAGCCGTCGTCGTTCTCCTGAAGGTGAAGTTAAGTTGATTCTCGAACGCTCGAATCATACTCTCTTAGCCAGAATTAAGCAGGTAGAAGCAGGCTTTCGGGCTGTTCCTCTAGATGATCGGTTATTGTTTGAATTGAAGCTTCAAGCAAATAATGGTCATTTTGAGGAAGCCATTGACCACTTAGCACATGTGGAGGTTCTGCGGTATCCTCTGGCACAGTACCCCCCTCTGGGGCGGGTTGTGCAAATTCTTGGTAGTGATGCAGAAGCGGCTGCCGATATCGATTTAGTCACCTGTAAACATGACTTATCCCGGACTTTCTCAGATAACGTGTTGGATGCTGCGAGCAAGTTATCTAAGAAAATTCTCAAGGCTGATTTAAAGGATCGCTTGGATTTGCGTGGTAATTTCACCATCTCACTAGGTAGTAATTCTGACTCTAAGCTGGTAGAAAATGCCTTGAGTTTGGAACCTGCTGAAGATGGAAATTTGCTATTAGGTTTCCACATCAGTGATGTTTCCCACTATGTCCAACCAGACGAAATCCTTGACCGTGAGGCACTCAAACGGGGACGGACAGTGTATTTGGGCGAATTAGTCCTACCCATGTTCCCAGAGGGGGTAATCGAAAGATGTGCATTGGTGGCAGGAAGCGATCGCTTAACTGTTTCGGTGCTGATTGAGATTGAGCCAAAAACCGGGAAAGTCGTAGATTGGCGAACTGAACCCACCGTTATCAAGGTGGATAAACACCTAAGCGAACAACAAGCAACCGACATTCTCAAGAGTACAGGCAGAAAAACCAAAGATACTGCCGAAATTAAAGAGATGTTAACTCAGTTGCAAAGCTTAGGCAGCTTGCTCAAACAAGCACGGGTTAGTCGTGGTAGCCTCCAGTTAAATTTACCATCCACCCAAAACCCCTACTACGACGAAGGAACCCTCGGCTGTGTAATCGGCAGTGATTCACCAGTGCGATCGCTCCTTTCAGAAGTGGTGCTACTTGTCAACCAATTGATGGCAGTCCATTTCAATGCTTTAGCAATTCCCGCAATTTGGCGTGTCCAAGGAGTACCAGATTCGGAAGATGTCCAAGAAATGCTCAAATTAGCGATTAATTTGGGAATTGAACTCATGCTTCCGGAAGATGTGGATGTTCAACCCCTAGATTACCAACAGCTAACTCAGGTATTTGCCGAATCAGCTTCTGAGCAAGTCTTAACTTACCTATTACAAGACACCCTCAAACCAGCAGTTTACACAACTAATAAAGCTGCACACTTCGGATTAGCATTACCCGAATATCTGCACTTTACATCCCCGCTACGACGCTACCCGGATTTACTCATACAACGGGTTTACTACAGCTTGATCGAAAATGGACGCGATCGCCGTAACACCCGCGTGAAGGAAAGAATCAACTTACGTTCCTCCAACAGCCATGATGAAATCAACTGGAACGTTTTAGCACCCGAACTGCAATCGGAAATCCAAAGCGATTTGGCAAGGGTAATCACCCAACTCAACGATAGGGAAAAGGAAGTTCAAGAAGCAGAAGCCGATTTAGCAGGTTTACAACGTGCTTCGTTGATGAAACAACGCATTGGTGAAGTCTTCAATGGTGTAATTACTGGTGTTCAATCATACGGGTTCTTTGTGGAAATCGAAGTTGCACCCGGCGAAAACAACATCAACACCATCACACCCTTGCGAGTCGAAGGATTAGTACACGTCAGTTCCCTCAAAGACGACTGGTACGAATATCGGGCAAGGCAACAGGCATTATTTGGACGCAAAAATCGTGCATCCTATCGATTAGGCGATCGCGTTGCCGTTCAAGTTAAGAGTGTTGACTACTATCGTCAGCAAATCGATCTAGTAACCGTAAATAGCGAAGGTATCGCTAAAGGTTACGGTATCAACGACGACGAAAACCATATCTACCCAGAAGTTGATATGGAACCCGATGAACTTCAAGGTTACGAAGACGAAGATTGA